CCCACGAGGATGTAGAGAAAGGCCAGCTCGTGGATGAGCCCCCAGTCCTCGCCTCGGCGCTGCACGACTGCCGATGTGTTTTCCAGAAGGTCTTCGCTGAGTGCCTTGAGCGACCACGCCTCCGCCAACGTGTGGATGAGCCCCTGTTCCCGCTCCAAGAGCACCCCGTCGGCCTCCGCAATGCGGATCAGGTACCGAATCGTGTCGCGTCGCTCCTCCGAAGAGAGGGCCGATTTGAGCTCCCGTACGGCCCGCCGGAACTCCGCCTCGGCCTCCCGCTCGGCAAAGACCGTAGCGGCCTCTACGATCAGGTCCTGAACAGTGGGTTCGTCCATGGACTCCCACGCCTGAAGAGCGTTTTTGAGCACCATGAGCTCTTCGTCACTGAGCTCATGGTCGGTGCCGTAGGCGAGGGCGATATACACGACTGCCAGGTCGTGGGTCGTCGTCCAGTCGTCGGGAGTGTTCATGGGGGATGAGGGCTGAATTCACGGGACATCGCGCTGCAAGTATACAGAACGACGGCCCCGAAACGCAACGGGACGGGGCCGGTGGTCGCACGGTGGCCTGCCTATTCGTTCTCCATTGCCCCCGCGACCAGACTCACCACTGGGGCTGTCGGCACAGGAGGTGTTTCAAAAGCAGAGGGAGCGGTGCCACCGAAGGCAGCCAGACATCCGACGGTTTCCCTGTGAAACCGGTCGTGATCTGTCCCTG
This genomic interval from Salinibacter grassmerensis contains the following:
- a CDS encoding TerB family tellurite resistance protein codes for the protein MNTPDDWTTTHDLAVVYIALAYGTDHELSDEELMVLKNALQAWESMDEPTVQDLIVEAATVFAEREAEAEFRRAVRELKSALSSEERRDTIRYLIRIAEADGVLLEREQGLIHTLAEAWSLKALSEDLLENTSAVVQRRGEDWGLIHELAFLYILVGHTAGDDLSGDTVDVMVERLQEWQPERSTEALRDVVRRALQVYAEQPEEDLIYDSVEALKEALSSTHLLTALDDLYTVARADGHLTRTERDLISSLAQAWDVNVRMNGHSG